The following coding sequences lie in one Tichowtungia aerotolerans genomic window:
- a CDS encoding LamG-like jellyroll fold domain-containing protein: MKRLLAGLVALVCTFRCFAEPLFVANWDDGCRAAFSAGFSYPLSEDNLPTVSDAVAKSGCSLAFANSEYLSYSYDRNYSPDKGTFEVYLRPTQADLGGKYNLYSVVVSAENRLYLRREVHSANPTIQRLFVYYASAGVVSMLYSPWSDIRSGDLALDQWHHVAFTWDFSNGGTANQLALYIDGVRCDYETSVSAQAWGDAVSPESIEIGRYGQVVGSSVGGYLDALRISSSVVYQGSEFEVPGEFSLAVSPREMGSPVFISHYNEMLDAEYSFGDVVARTATSYPEIVQSETFNGQPCLDFTDPADTLSYGFPDNVSPEKGTFELFFKPERLASGEKGYFFSIIESYANRLYFRREADSSGREHLVVYYASDGEARALGTTWGAPDEFFDTNLWHHVALTWDFQSGSGSNSLAIFLDGERQAFADNISAGQWTVEPDEIEIGGYAGSGALCAVSYLANLRISDDVIYHGSSYDVPGGLFPTHLTADIDQDGWVTEKDFLFLNENYSCLLNLLDFPYMPAGRLNTTCMQDSDCFIFDELASSNDVGSITEYAACIVQDKPLAYYRFEGDFADTADKSGRKQQGAQTAVSSAAVLDRPELFSLTNSQTGDSVAGFNGTGATIGVQRSLTKKLAGASAISFETWFRNWDLEPQKMISLYIEGNIGFEVYLNNGILGVAGRSCPDDDWKNAVISYESTLKWHYLVAIADFEHSQIRIYLDGKVSTFEISGWTQQTYQPDSSGLTDTIGGRAFGTDYSFFGQMEDVAIYGHAIDERDGGLNILERFYLAGGKEVTDKKSLCLQADAERLLYNNPEGTFTVNLGAGYGPAPLPMDYDNDGDYDLLFSNRDVVHDGLYFANNPDGNVRMPVFDPPQYVGPMVAGAKVTYIDGVERLLAQNREYTDFRSSAFSTYNTIGYTYESGFDLDQMVQWVKLDFDHDGDNDLMISGGYDDMQRWLAYDSSGNWLGGKMHGHIYYVENTGSDFSPVYGAAEKLQAGGETIDVYGMPTASYCDWDNDGDIDIVTGEFLDTFTYFENTGTPAVHSFAAGRLLSHNGETIHADGEMLWTTAIDWDKDGDVDLLVGEESGFIALMENTGQFVNSTPVFLPPTFFQQKPHQVKIGSMATPCSYDWDADGDEDLICGDGLGRISFIENLDGGNPPAWNKPVALEAGGQEIHIQAGDNGSIQGPCEAKWGYTVPVVADWDHDGRQDIVANDVWGRVHWYRNVGTAEAPVLAAAQNITVDWTNGVAVKPDWIWWEPQDRQLVTQWRTTPFVCDLNGDGLNDLVMLDHEAYLAFYERYDADGEYKLKAPERIFMSDDHPWYRWQDNAPARVEVAGDELKLNERTLGASGRRKFVLVDWDLDGRLDLLVNSDSINFFKNVSEESGQFRFKHMGNAVTGTYAGHTDCPTVVYWQNDGIPDLLFGAEDGCFYLARNPYRMASQ; this comes from the coding sequence ATGAAACGGTTGCTCGCAGGATTGGTTGCGCTGGTTTGCACCTTCAGATGTTTTGCAGAACCTCTGTTTGTAGCAAATTGGGACGACGGCTGCCGGGCGGCTTTTTCTGCCGGCTTCTCCTATCCCCTTTCGGAAGACAATCTGCCGACGGTATCAGATGCTGTTGCAAAATCCGGATGTTCGCTTGCGTTTGCCAACAGCGAATACCTGTCGTACAGCTACGATCGGAATTACAGCCCGGATAAAGGTACGTTTGAAGTGTACCTTCGGCCGACGCAGGCGGATCTCGGGGGGAAATACAACCTGTATTCTGTGGTGGTCTCTGCCGAAAACAGGCTGTATCTGAGGCGGGAGGTGCATTCAGCCAATCCAACGATTCAGCGGTTGTTTGTTTACTATGCTTCTGCGGGAGTGGTCTCGATGCTTTATTCTCCGTGGTCAGACATACGCTCCGGAGATCTGGCTTTGGATCAGTGGCATCATGTCGCGTTTACGTGGGACTTTTCCAACGGAGGAACAGCGAATCAGCTGGCTTTATACATTGATGGGGTTCGGTGTGATTATGAGACGTCGGTTTCGGCTCAGGCCTGGGGAGATGCCGTGAGCCCGGAAAGTATCGAGATTGGTCGATATGGTCAGGTTGTTGGAAGCAGTGTCGGCGGTTATCTGGATGCGTTGCGGATTTCTTCGAGTGTTGTGTATCAGGGTTCGGAGTTTGAGGTGCCGGGAGAGTTTTCGCTTGCTGTGTCGCCCCGGGAAATGGGTTCTCCTGTTTTTATTTCGCATTACAATGAAATGCTGGATGCCGAGTATTCTTTCGGCGATGTCGTTGCCCGGACAGCAACTTCATATCCCGAAATTGTTCAGTCGGAAACATTCAATGGGCAGCCCTGTCTGGACTTTACCGACCCAGCCGACACCCTGTCGTACGGATTCCCGGATAATGTCTCCCCGGAAAAAGGAACGTTCGAATTGTTTTTTAAGCCTGAGCGGTTGGCATCCGGAGAGAAGGGCTATTTTTTCAGTATTATTGAGTCGTATGCCAACCGGTTGTATTTTCGGCGTGAAGCGGACTCTTCAGGCAGAGAACATCTGGTTGTATATTATGCGTCCGATGGTGAGGCAAGAGCGCTGGGAACGACATGGGGGGCTCCGGACGAGTTTTTTGATACGAACCTGTGGCATCATGTCGCATTAACCTGGGATTTTCAGTCTGGATCAGGAAGCAATTCCCTGGCCATATTCCTGGACGGGGAACGGCAGGCTTTTGCCGATAATATCAGTGCCGGTCAATGGACGGTCGAGCCGGACGAAATTGAAATCGGTGGTTATGCCGGTTCCGGTGCGTTATGTGCGGTATCGTATTTGGCCAATCTGAGAATTTCAGATGACGTGATATATCATGGGAGTTCCTATGATGTGCCCGGGGGGCTGTTCCCGACGCATCTGACGGCGGACATCGACCAGGATGGTTGGGTTACAGAAAAGGACTTTCTTTTTCTTAATGAAAATTATAGCTGTCTTTTAAATCTACTGGATTTCCCTTATATGCCGGCAGGTCGCCTGAACACGACCTGTATGCAGGATTCGGACTGTTTTATTTTTGATGAATTGGCTTCTTCGAATGATGTGGGCAGCATCACCGAATATGCTGCCTGTATTGTACAGGATAAACCGCTGGCCTATTATCGCTTTGAAGGAGATTTTGCCGATACCGCTGATAAATCGGGACGAAAACAGCAGGGCGCTCAGACCGCCGTCAGCAGTGCCGCGGTGCTGGATCGGCCGGAATTGTTTTCTCTAACCAATTCTCAGACCGGGGACTCCGTTGCCGGGTTCAATGGGACTGGGGCGACAATTGGCGTTCAGCGAAGCCTCACGAAAAAACTGGCCGGAGCGTCTGCAATCAGCTTCGAAACCTGGTTCAGGAATTGGGATCTTGAGCCTCAAAAAATGATCAGCCTGTATATAGAAGGAAACATCGGGTTTGAGGTTTATCTTAATAATGGAATTTTGGGTGTTGCCGGAAGAAGCTGTCCGGATGATGATTGGAAGAATGCAGTCATTTCTTACGAGAGTACACTCAAATGGCACTATCTGGTTGCGATTGCAGATTTTGAGCACTCACAGATTCGTATCTATCTGGATGGAAAGGTATCTACCTTTGAGATCAGCGGGTGGACGCAGCAGACCTATCAGCCGGATTCGTCGGGTCTTACGGATACAATTGGAGGCCGGGCATTTGGCACGGATTACAGTTTTTTTGGTCAGATGGAGGATGTCGCAATCTATGGCCATGCAATCGATGAGCGGGATGGCGGTTTGAATATTCTGGAGCGGTTCTACTTGGCGGGAGGAAAAGAGGTCACAGACAAGAAGAGTCTGTGTCTGCAGGCGGATGCCGAGCGGTTGCTTTATAACAACCCCGAAGGAACCTTTACCGTCAATCTCGGTGCCGGGTACGGGCCGGCGCCATTGCCGATGGATTATGACAATGATGGGGATTATGATCTGCTTTTTTCAAACCGCGATGTCGTTCATGATGGATTATATTTTGCGAATAATCCGGATGGGAATGTCCGTATGCCTGTTTTTGATCCGCCGCAGTATGTGGGGCCGATGGTTGCTGGTGCAAAAGTGACTTACATCGACGGAGTGGAAAGGCTGCTTGCCCAGAACCGGGAATATACGGATTTCCGAAGTTCGGCGTTCAGCACATACAATACCATCGGCTATACTTATGAGTCCGGATTTGATCTGGATCAGATGGTGCAGTGGGTGAAGCTGGATTTTGATCATGATGGTGACAACGATCTGATGATATCGGGCGGGTACGACGATATGCAGCGCTGGCTGGCCTATGATTCCAGCGGGAACTGGCTCGGCGGAAAAATGCATGGGCACATCTACTATGTTGAAAATACTGGGTCCGATTTCTCGCCGGTATATGGTGCGGCCGAGAAGCTGCAGGCTGGCGGAGAAACGATTGATGTGTATGGAATGCCGACGGCCAGTTATTGCGATTGGGACAATGATGGAGATATCGACATCGTTACCGGAGAATTTCTGGATACATTTACCTATTTTGAGAATACAGGAACTCCGGCCGTCCATTCTTTTGCTGCAGGCCGATTGCTAAGCCATAACGGAGAAACCATTCATGCCGATGGCGAAATGCTCTGGACCACGGCTATCGATTGGGACAAAGACGGTGATGTGGACTTGCTCGTCGGCGAAGAGAGCGGATTTATTGCCCTGATGGAAAATACCGGCCAGTTTGTTAATTCGACGCCGGTTTTTTTGCCGCCGACTTTCTTTCAGCAGAAACCGCATCAAGTAAAAATCGGTTCAATGGCAACTCCTTGCAGTTATGATTGGGATGCTGACGGGGACGAAGACCTTATTTGCGGTGATGGCTTGGGGCGGATCTCTTTCATTGAAAACCTTGACGGGGGAAATCCTCCTGCCTGGAACAAACCGGTTGCGTTGGAAGCCGGCGGACAGGAAATACACATTCAGGCCGGCGACAACGGCTCGATTCAGGGGCCGTGCGAAGCCAAATGGGGATATACTGTTCCGGTTGTGGCCGATTGGGACCATGACGGGCGTCAGGATATTGTTGCCAATGATGTGTGGGGCCGGGTGCATTGGTATCGCAATGTCGGTACGGCCGAGGCACCGGTGCTGGCCGCTGCGCAGAATATTACAGTCGATTGGACAAACGGAGTTGCGGTGAAACCGGACTGGATTTGGTGGGAGCCTCAGGACCGGCAGCTGGTTACGCAATGGCGTACAACACCCTTCGTCTGTGATCTGAACGGTGACGGGTTGAATGATTTGGTCATGCTGGATCATGAGGCGTATCTCGCCTTCTATGAGCGGTATGATGCAGACGGTGAGTATAAGCTGAAAGCCCCTGAACGGATTTTCATGTCTGATGATCATCCGTGGTACCGATGGCAGGATAATGCCCCGGCACGAGTCGAAGTTGCGGGAGACGAGCTGAAGTTGAATGAGCGGACGCTGGGTGCCAGCGGTCGGCGGAAGTTTGTATTGGTCGACTGGGATCTGGACGGGAGGCTGGATTTGCTCGTCAACAGCGACAGCATTAATTTCTTCAAGAATGTTTCTGAAGAATCCGGACAGTTTCGTTTTAAGCACATGGGCAATGCGGTGACCGGCACATATGCAGGGCATACCGATTGTCCCACGGTTGTCTATTGGCAGAACGACGGGATTCCAGACCTGCTGTTCGGGGCGGAAGACGGTTGTTTTTATCTGGCTCGCAATCCCTACCGGATGGCGTCTCAGTGA
- a CDS encoding dihydrodipicolinate synthase family protein, whose amino-acid sequence MSMKVPLSGIVPPVVTPLLNRDSLDEEGFEKLVEHILAGGVHGLFVLGTTGEAPSLGYNVRSEVVSRACRQVNKRVPVLVGITDTVYSESVALAKKAADCGADAVVLAPPYYFSAGQPELIEYVQHMVEDLPLPLFLYNMPGCTKIHMDPETVRHLAQLDKVAGLKDSSGNMVYFHKCRELLKDNDDFRFLVGPEELLAESVLLGGHGGVCGGANMFPQLYVDLYNAAKSGDLATTRRLHQKVIEISNTVYRVGKHGSSFLKSVKTVLNLMGICNDFVSEPFHRFRTSERDIIQKLLDSLEV is encoded by the coding sequence ATGAGTATGAAAGTTCCATTGAGTGGCATTGTTCCTCCGGTGGTTACTCCCTTGCTGAACAGGGATTCATTGGACGAGGAAGGTTTTGAAAAGCTGGTTGAACATATTCTGGCTGGCGGAGTTCACGGACTGTTTGTGCTTGGGACAACGGGGGAAGCTCCGTCCCTTGGGTATAACGTTCGAAGCGAGGTTGTTTCCCGCGCCTGCCGCCAGGTGAACAAAAGGGTTCCGGTGCTGGTTGGAATCACGGATACGGTCTATTCGGAATCTGTTGCTTTGGCTAAAAAAGCGGCCGATTGCGGAGCGGATGCAGTGGTTCTTGCTCCACCTTATTATTTCTCTGCGGGGCAGCCGGAATTGATTGAGTATGTTCAACACATGGTTGAAGACCTGCCGCTGCCGCTGTTCCTGTATAACATGCCGGGCTGCACAAAAATCCATATGGATCCGGAGACCGTCCGGCATTTGGCGCAGCTGGATAAGGTGGCCGGCTTGAAGGACAGCTCCGGAAACATGGTATATTTCCATAAGTGCAGAGAGCTTCTGAAAGATAATGACGATTTCAGATTCCTTGTGGGGCCGGAAGAACTGTTGGCCGAGAGTGTTCTGCTTGGGGGACACGGGGGCGTCTGTGGCGGTGCAAACATGTTCCCGCAACTTTATGTTGATCTGTATAACGCCGCAAAAAGCGGTGATTTGGCAACAACTCGCCGGTTGCATCAAAAGGTGATCGAGATCAGCAATACGGTTTACCGTGTCGGGAAGCACGGTTCGAGTTTTCTGAAGAGCGTTAAAACGGTCCTGAACCTGATGGGCATCTGTAATGATTTTGTTTCTGAGCCGTTTCATCGTTTCCGAACTTCGGAAAGGGACATTATTCAAAAATTATTGGATTCATTGGAAGTATAA
- a CDS encoding GDSL-type esterase/lipase family protein, with the protein MKRVFVGLFVGTVLACGCCADSLGGASAEKMSDAVIPTSKNYDWWTERHQSVLDRVKQGNVNLIFVGDSITHFWENEAIRPFDKAGKAVWDQYYAPRGSVNMGFSGDRTQHVLWRLQNGEIDGICPKLAVLLIGTNNSHINSSEEIAAGIQAIVHELRTRLPETRVLMLAIFPRGSAEQRVKGNRGPAAFNDVWALNNKASLLASELADNEMIYYLDINHIFLDENGMLSREYMSDLLHPNVKGYERWAEEMEPTIQRLLSE; encoded by the coding sequence GTGAAACGAGTATTTGTTGGGTTGTTTGTTGGGACCGTGCTGGCTTGCGGGTGCTGTGCGGATTCATTGGGCGGTGCCTCTGCCGAAAAAATGAGTGATGCGGTGATTCCGACTTCCAAAAATTATGACTGGTGGACGGAGCGGCATCAAAGTGTTCTGGACCGAGTCAAGCAGGGCAATGTGAACCTGATTTTTGTGGGAGACTCCATTACCCATTTCTGGGAAAACGAAGCGATTCGTCCCTTCGACAAGGCGGGGAAAGCTGTTTGGGACCAGTATTATGCGCCGCGCGGATCTGTGAACATGGGCTTCAGCGGAGATCGCACGCAGCACGTCCTTTGGCGCCTTCAGAATGGCGAGATCGACGGAATCTGTCCCAAACTTGCGGTTTTGCTGATTGGCACAAACAACAGCCACATCAATTCTTCTGAGGAGATTGCTGCAGGGATTCAAGCAATTGTTCATGAGCTGCGAACAAGACTTCCGGAAACCAGGGTCCTGATGCTGGCGATTTTCCCTAGAGGCTCGGCGGAGCAGCGTGTGAAGGGGAACCGGGGCCCGGCTGCATTTAATGATGTTTGGGCGCTGAATAACAAAGCGAGTCTTCTGGCTTCGGAGCTCGCCGATAACGAGATGATCTACTATCTGGATATCAATCATATTTTTCTGGATGAAAACGGCATGTTGAGCCGGGAATACATGTCCGACCTTCTCCATCCGAATGTCAAAGGGTATGAGCGGTGGGCTGAGGAGATGGAGCCGACAATTCAGAGGCTGTTGTCAGAATAA
- a CDS encoding formylglycine-generating enzyme family protein — protein sequence MKKSMMYFMLGAIMFAAQAAGFVFVLGDASIGLESREGMVYIPAGTAYIADLDFGTYSCASPGFYMDASEITKGQWDVVYEWAVSNGYAFSHVGAGKGDGHPVHTISWYDSVKWCNARSEMEGLTPCYWVNDAVYRTGTEDPSVDMNVIGYRLPTGEEWEYAARGGISERFSFGDQIDAGKANCALNGSLFEYDTSGYAQLTFHPVHADGSLPYTSPAGSYPPNGFGLYDMTGNVWEWCNGGTNGAREIRGGSWMNDASFARNGLQAFGDPEFSYYHLGFRCVLH from the coding sequence GTGAAAAAATCGATGATGTATTTTATGCTGGGCGCAATTATGTTTGCTGCGCAAGCTGCAGGCTTTGTTTTTGTGCTGGGCGATGCGTCGATTGGTTTGGAATCGCGTGAGGGGATGGTCTATATCCCGGCCGGCACAGCCTATATTGCGGATCTGGACTTTGGCACCTATTCCTGTGCTTCGCCAGGGTTTTATATGGATGCATCCGAAATAACCAAAGGGCAGTGGGATGTTGTTTATGAGTGGGCAGTTTCCAACGGGTATGCCTTCAGTCATGTCGGCGCCGGGAAAGGGGATGGCCACCCCGTGCATACGATCAGTTGGTATGACAGCGTCAAATGGTGTAATGCCCGCAGTGAGATGGAAGGACTGACTCCCTGTTATTGGGTTAACGATGCGGTTTACAGAACCGGAACGGAAGATCCGAGTGTCGACATGAACGTGATTGGATATCGGCTGCCTACCGGGGAGGAATGGGAGTATGCCGCTCGTGGTGGGATCTCTGAACGCTTTTCATTTGGGGACCAAATAGATGCGGGAAAAGCGAACTGTGCGCTGAACGGAAGTCTGTTTGAGTATGACACGTCTGGGTATGCGCAGCTTACTTTTCATCCTGTGCATGCAGATGGTTCGCTGCCATATACCAGCCCCGCCGGAAGCTACCCGCCAAATGGTTTCGGGCTGTACGACATGACCGGAAATGTCTGGGAGTGGTGTAATGGAGGAACGAACGGGGCCAGAGAGATCAGAGGGGGGAGTTGGATGAATGATGCCTCGTTTGCTCGAAACGGTCTTCAGGCATTCGGGGATCCGGAGTTTTCATATTATCATTTAGGTTTCCGTTGTGTTTTGCATTAA
- a CDS encoding aldose 1-epimerase family protein: MIKIENKYFSAGIRLKGAELASLHHKASGCELIWQADPAIWGGSAPILFPIIGKLKNDKTTINGTEYEIPKHGLIRHMDAMPVEQTEDSVRLRFESNVQTLEKYPFPFVFDAIFRLTESGLAVDYEVTNSGDETMRFTLGSHPAFALDEVMGSSIEFSQPETLDLYGLNSKGLIFKRVSRWFKRETRIQLTDRIFNDDALIFQNIKSHSIRLNTAGDRPDLEVDMRNHPHLGIWAKPGAKFVCIEPWYGFNDASKSDGVFKNKPAMLTLSAGKTLQTGYSVIVRP; this comes from the coding sequence ATGATCAAAATTGAAAACAAATACTTCAGTGCAGGCATTCGGCTCAAAGGGGCCGAACTTGCATCTCTTCACCACAAAGCCAGCGGCTGCGAGCTGATCTGGCAGGCCGACCCCGCAATATGGGGCGGCAGCGCGCCAATCCTTTTTCCAATCATTGGAAAACTCAAAAACGACAAAACGACCATCAACGGAACGGAGTATGAAATCCCGAAGCACGGGTTGATCCGCCACATGGACGCAATGCCGGTTGAGCAGACTGAAGATTCTGTGCGCCTGCGGTTTGAATCAAATGTCCAAACCCTGGAAAAATATCCGTTCCCTTTTGTGTTCGATGCCATCTTCCGGCTGACCGAAAGCGGACTGGCTGTTGATTATGAAGTCACCAACAGCGGCGATGAAACCATGCGGTTCACCCTCGGCTCCCACCCGGCCTTTGCGCTTGATGAAGTGATGGGCAGCTCGATCGAATTCAGCCAGCCGGAAACACTCGACCTCTACGGACTCAATTCCAAAGGACTGATCTTCAAACGGGTTTCAAGATGGTTTAAACGCGAAACACGGATTCAGCTGACCGACCGCATTTTCAACGATGATGCGCTGATCTTCCAAAATATCAAATCGCACTCGATCCGTCTGAACACAGCAGGCGACCGCCCGGACCTTGAAGTCGACATGCGCAACCATCCCCACCTCGGCATCTGGGCGAAGCCGGGCGCAAAGTTTGTCTGCATTGAACCGTGGTACGGCTTCAATGACGCATCAAAAAGCGACGGCGTCTTTAAAAACAAACCCGCCATGCTCACGCTGTCAGCCGGCAAAACGCTTCAGACCGGCTACAGCGTGATTGTACGTCCTTAA
- a CDS encoding GntR family transcriptional regulator, which translates to MARKVKYMEIYHRIKEQILAGEYRVDDRLPTEKEFADQYDVSVHTVRQAMALFKTEGVIRKIAGSGTFVDAMPGAGGSQAVAAKNIGIVVWQRSRHIFPRILPAVEETIFPHGYHNVVCNTGNDPQREREVIERLIQQGIRGFIISPISWDKQCLENYRYIQDRNIPLVMINRRARGIRATSVSVNNEEVGYMAARRLLEAGHRKIGHLSSSAIRDELTNGRIRGYRRALKEFNVPFDERLVVYDQSDEHTVPGANGAKQLFSQNQDVTGVFCVNDHHVPGLVQAAEKAGRRVPDDLSVVSFDQSMEVQNSLSFQLDTQKYPAANVGICAAKELLTQIEGDDSMVKTIELDPIPVHGHSCLEVQAAE; encoded by the coding sequence ATGGCTCGAAAAGTAAAATATATGGAGATATACCACCGGATCAAAGAGCAGATTTTGGCCGGTGAATACCGGGTGGACGATCGCCTGCCAACGGAAAAAGAGTTTGCAGACCAGTATGACGTCAGTGTGCATACGGTTCGTCAGGCGATGGCGCTGTTTAAGACAGAGGGAGTCATCAGAAAAATTGCCGGCAGCGGGACGTTTGTGGATGCCATGCCGGGCGCGGGCGGCAGTCAGGCTGTTGCAGCCAAAAATATTGGAATTGTGGTCTGGCAGCGGAGTCGTCACATCTTTCCCCGGATTCTTCCGGCGGTGGAGGAGACCATCTTTCCGCATGGGTATCATAATGTGGTGTGCAATACGGGCAATGATCCGCAGCGTGAGCGCGAAGTGATTGAGCGGCTGATCCAGCAGGGCATCCGGGGATTTATTATTTCTCCGATCAGTTGGGATAAACAGTGCCTTGAAAATTATCGCTACATTCAGGACCGCAATATTCCGCTGGTGATGATCAACCGCCGCGCCCGGGGGATCCGGGCGACGAGTGTATCTGTGAATAATGAAGAGGTCGGATACATGGCGGCGCGGCGTCTGCTGGAGGCGGGACATCGTAAAATCGGTCATCTGAGTTCATCAGCGATTCGGGATGAGCTGACAAACGGCCGGATTCGCGGGTACCGGCGGGCACTGAAGGAGTTTAATGTGCCGTTCGACGAACGGCTGGTTGTTTACGACCAGTCGGATGAGCATACAGTGCCCGGTGCGAATGGCGCGAAACAGCTGTTTTCCCAGAATCAGGATGTAACCGGTGTTTTCTGTGTAAATGATCATCATGTGCCTGGATTGGTCCAGGCGGCAGAAAAAGCAGGGCGCCGCGTACCGGACGATCTGTCTGTTGTCAGTTTTGACCAGTCGATGGAGGTTCAGAACAGCCTGTCGTTCCAGCTGGACACGCAGAAATATCCGGCCGCCAACGTCGGGATTTGTGCGGCCAAAGAGCTGTTGACACAGATTGAGGGAGATGACTCGATGGTCAAGACCATCGAACTGGACCCGATCCCTGTGCACGGGCATTCCTGCCTTGAAGTTCAAGCGGCTGAATAA
- a CDS encoding LamG-like jellyroll fold domain-containing protein yields MKRSVFLWLVVLGMTALSGRAANSKLYAQWPLTNSLFMSTGAVSLHPYGGGVKLSDSAAVFEDGAVGLGDITLFGTPMLDVAEGITVTGWIKPKEIEEGFSKTAPYTLIYFYDSKDRGKTQFIFRILDGKLNAFNADPAKNIFSSFAATEDEWSFFAFVLKSDAVDIYMNQYPPQTTAISNSYQYDRIYVGALNTDLARPYRGLIKNLRLYKEALGPKEIKAIYQSEK; encoded by the coding sequence ATGAAACGGTCTGTTTTTTTATGGTTGGTTGTTTTGGGGATGACGGCACTGAGTGGCCGGGCCGCAAACTCAAAGTTGTATGCTCAGTGGCCGCTGACCAACTCGCTTTTTATGTCAACCGGAGCGGTGAGTCTTCATCCGTATGGCGGAGGGGTGAAACTCTCTGATTCGGCCGCCGTTTTTGAAGACGGAGCAGTTGGGCTGGGGGATATCACGCTGTTCGGTACGCCGATGCTGGATGTTGCGGAAGGGATTACGGTTACCGGATGGATAAAGCCGAAAGAGATCGAAGAAGGATTCAGCAAAACAGCTCCGTACACGCTGATCTATTTTTATGACAGCAAAGATCGCGGCAAGACACAGTTTATTTTCCGGATTCTGGACGGCAAGCTGAATGCGTTTAATGCGGATCCTGCCAAAAACATTTTTTCTTCGTTTGCAGCAACAGAAGATGAGTGGAGCTTTTTTGCTTTCGTGCTGAAAAGTGATGCTGTCGATATTTATATGAACCAATATCCGCCGCAGACCACGGCGATCAGCAATAGCTATCAGTATGATCGCATTTACGTTGGTGCACTAAATACAGACCTTGCGCGGCCTTATCGCGGGCTGATAAAGAACCTCCGACTCTATAAAGAGGCGTTGGGGCCAAAAGAAATTAAGGCCATCTATCAATCCGAAAAATAA